The DNA window CTTCCGCTACGACGTGCTGAAAAAGGCGTTCGCCGAAGCCGAGGCCGACGGCTTCACCGGCACCGATGAGGCTTCCCTGGTGGAACGCTCCGGACATGAGGTGTTCGTGGTGATGGGCTCGCCGCGCAATATCAAGATCACCACGCCGGGAGACTTGGAGCTGGCAGAGTTCTATGTAAAACACAGCTCTTAGCCGTTAGCTCTTAGCTTTTAGCTAACGACTGGTCCGGCTAAGAGCTAACGGCTAAAAGCTAAAAGCTACTTATGAGAATTGGATACGGGTGGGATTCGCACGAGTTCAAGAGCGGCATACCGCTGAAAATCGGCGGCGTGACGATCGCGCATCCGCAGGGGCTCACCGGTCATTCCGACGGCGACGTCCTGCTGCACGCGTTGACCGACGCGTTGCTGGGGGCGATTGCTGCCGGTGATATCGGCACCTACTTCCCACCGTCGGACGCGCGCTGGCAGGGTGCGGACTCCGCCGTCTTCGTGCAGACGGCGATGGAACACGTGAGGCGCGCCGGGTACGCGGTAGCGAACGTGGATTCCACGCTGGTCCTGCAGGAGCCGAAGATCGGACCGCACGCGGCGCTGATCCAGCGGCGAGTGGCGGAGTTGTTGGGCATTGAGGCGGGCTCGGTCGGGGTGAAGGCCAAGACGCCGGAAGGCATGGGAACCGATAACGCGGCCATTGCCCACGTGATCGTGTTGTTGACCAAGGAAGCGGGGAAACGCCGGCGAACAGCCAGGGCGATGGAAGAGGTGCCGCAGCCGGTAGTGGATGCGGTGGCGGAGAGTTTGCTGGAGAGTTTGGAGCCGCAGAAGCGGGGGAAGGAGTAGCCGACCAGGCCGTGCCTTCCGCGGCAATTCCGGCAGGAGCGGCTTGGATCGACGCTTCTACTGGCTGCTGGGGATGGGCTTTTTCTTGCCCCTGACCTGCTCCAGAAACAGCCGCACCAGCATGCCGTCGAACTGCGTGCCGCTGCAGCGTTCCAGCTCCGCGATGGCTTCGCTCTGCGACATGCGGTGTGCGAACGGGCGATCGCTCATCATGGTGAGGTAGCCATCCACGACAAACAACATGCGCGAGCCGAGCGGAATTTGCTCGCCGCGCAATCCGTCGGGATAGCCGGCGCCGTCGAAGCGCTCGTGATGGTGCTTGATGATGTCCTGCAGGCGCTCGCTGTCCGGGATGCAGGACACGATCTCCGCCCCGACCAGCGGGTGCATTTTCACCAGGTAAAACTCGTCTTCGGTGAGCGGGGCGGACTTGCAGAGAATTTTTTCCGGCAGAATGAGCTTGCCGAGATCGTGAACGCGGGCGGCGTAGACCACATCCTGCAGTTCACTCTCGTTCATGCCGAGCTCGCGCCCCAATACCTCGACCTCGCGCGCCACCGCTTCCCCCAGCCCGCTGGCGTGCACCTCGCGCCCTTCGGAGGCGCGGCTGAGGGCGTACAGCGCCTCCATCAGGGACTCGCGGCTGTTGGAGGCGGCGCACATGTTCTTGAGCGTGGCCGTCAGTTCCTGGACCGATTCAGGACCGGTGTGCTCGCGCTGGAGGAAGCCCTCGATGTAGGCGGTGAGCAGTTGCCGCTGCGCCACCGCGCCGCCCGCGTTGATGAATTCCTCGGCAATTGAGACGCAATTCCCGCCCGCGCGTTTGGAAACGTACATGCCCGCGTCGGCGATGCGCAGCACTTCTTCGGCGGTCGCGCCGTGCGCGGGAAAGGTTCCCACGCCGAAGCTGCCGGTGATCTGGCGCTCGTTGAGCATGGGATCGGTGACCAGCCAGAGCCGTAGACGTTCCGACAGAATCTGCGCCTGCTCGACGCCGGTTTCCGGCATGAGGATGACAAACTCGTCTCCGCCGTAGCGCGCCACCACGTTCGATTGACGGCATTTTTGCTCCAGCAGCCGCCCGACCCGCGCCAGCACCAAATCGCCTTCCAGGTGGCCGTTGGTGTCGTTGACCGCCTTGAACTTGTCGAGGTCGATGAGCACGACGGAGAAGGAGCGTCCGGACCGCGACGCGCGCTTCCATTCTGTCTGCAGGTTCTCCAGAAAGAAGCGGCGAGTCTTGATTCCGGTCAGGCCATCGGTGATCGACTGCTGCTGCAGCTTCTGAAAGACAAACGCGTTGTGCAGCGCGGTGGCCAGCAGGTCGGCCAGGGTGCGCAGGATGAGGACTTCCTGCCCGGCGAAGGCCTTTTCGCGGCGGCTCTCCACGTTGAGCACGCCCAGCAGGCTCTCGCCATAGGTCAGCGGCAGGCAGAGCACGGAGCGCGCATCGGGCAGGATGGAGGCCAGCTTGGAATCGCCGTCCTGCACCAGCACCATCTCGTTGCTGCGGGCGCAGCGGGCCAACAGGCCGGAACCTAACGGGACGCGCTTGCCGACGCCGGAAACGGTGGCGCCAGCCTCGGCCTTGATTTCAATCTCCTTGGTCACATAATCGAGCATGCCGATGCCGATGTGATCGAAATCGAAGTTTTGCTGAATTTCAGCGACGATCTCGGCCAGCATCTGCGCTGCGTCCTGGCTGGAAATGGCCATCTTGGAGACGTTATTGAGGAAGGCAAGATAGCGCGAGCGGCGCTGCTGTTCCTTGAACAGACGCGCATTTTCGATGGCCACCGCGACCTGCCCAGCGGCGGTTTGCAGCAGCTCCAGGTCGCGCGACTCGTACACGAGCTCGCGGTCGAAGTTCATCGCCGCCAGCACGCCCACGGCGCGGTTGTTGATGTGGATGGGCACGGCGCAGTAGCTTTTGGCCGGGACTTCGGGCACGAAAGTCAGCCCTAGGCGCGCCCGCACATTCTCCATGTCGGAGCGGACCAGCAGCGGCTGGCCGCTGCGGATCACGTATTCGGTCAGCGCGTTGGCGGTCTTGCGCCGGCGCTTCGGCCGGATCTCCCCGCGCACACATTCGAACTCGAAACTCAGTTCGTCATCTTCCAGGAACGCGACGTAAAAGGTCTCGGTATCGAACAGCAGCCCCAGCTCCTTGCGAATGGAGCGCAGCACTTCATCGGGATCGAGGCGGGAGCTGATCACCTTGCCCATCTCGGTCAGCAGTTCGTATTCCCGGGTGCGCCGCTTGGCTTCGTGCATGACGACATAGTTCTCCAGCGTCATGCCGATCTGCATGGCCACCCCGAGCAGCATCCGCACCTGCGATGTGCCTGGCACCTTGCGCTCATGATGCGGCAGAATGACAACGCCGAAGTTGTGGTCGCGGGTCTGCAGGCTGACCGAGGTGACGCTGTCCACGCGGTAGCGCTCCAGCAGGGCCTTACAGCGCTCGAAACGCCGCGGCGCCCCTGCCGGCAGCGGTTCGCTCATCTGCGCCACGTTGTGGAAAGTAGCCAGCCCGCCACGGCGGAAGGCAATGTCGCTCAGGTACTCGCCGCTGCCCTCACGCTCCAGTTCCTGAACGAACTCCGGCTCGAAACCGCGCGACACCGACGGCAGCACAACGCGCCAGCGCTCGGCGATGTAGATGGCGGCGCGCTCCGCCCGGCACAGGCGCGTCAGCCGGTCCAGCAACTTGACCAGCGCGGGGGCGGCTTCGGCGGGGCTGAGCAGGCTGCTGACATCCACATCCAGGGTGGAGAAAACCAGCGAGTTTTCCTGCACCTGCCGGCGCTCGTGCTCGAACAGCACGAGGATCATGGCCACGCCCACCAGCATCTGCGGCATGGTTTCGACGAAGTGTCCGACGCGCCCGAAGGCCATGTCGAAAAACGTGTGGAACTGGCGTGCCAGCAGCAGCGGCGTCCACACCACCAGCGCAGCCGCCACCAGGCGGAAGCCCACCGAATCGCGCTGCCGGCCGATGCGATAGAAACGCGCGGCCGAAATCAGCAGCACGATAGCGATGGCGACTTCCAATTCCAGGTGCGGCCGCGCCCTGGCGGTAAACCGACCGCCATTGATATGAGCCAGGAAGTTGTAGATCGTAAGCGCCACCGCACCCAAGGCCAGCGCCGCATCGGACCAGTGCGGCCGGTAGTTTTCCCGCACCAGCCGCGTGGACACGAAGATCGCCGCCGCCACCACGCAGAACAACAGCTTGGAGGCGAAATAGGCGACCTGGGTTTCCGCCCCGAAGAAGGTCCAGGCCAGGAAGGCGTACTGCAGGCAGTAGGCGCCCCAGGCGATCTGCCAGGCGCGGAAGTAGGGTTCCTGCACCTGCCGGTAGAGATAGCTGAAAACCAGGAAAAACAGCAGGGCGAAGATGCCGGGGATGATGACGATCCCGATAAAGACATTCTCCATTCGCAGCTCTGCTGTTCCGCTGGTTCCGGGTTAACGGTTAAGGGCCTGCATTAACGAAGACGCGCGCAACTTATCACCCAGGACTGGCTTGGGATATTCCTGGGACACGACACGACCGGGCGCACCTTGAACTTTGGGGGGAGCGACGGTGTTGAACCGGTCAATGTTGGCGTGAATATATGTGAGTTGCTGTGCAGCGTCAATCAGTCATGTCATTACCAAAGCATATCTGATCACTGCCTTAGGGACCAAAACGGGCTGGCGGCACTCGCCCGGCCGATCATCACTACAAAGCGGCTTGGCGCTCGATCTTAGCCCAGGTGTTCTTCAGGGCGACGGTGCGGTTGAAGACCGGTTTTCCCGAAACCGAATCGGGATCAACGCAAAAATATCCCAGGCGCTCGAACTGGCAGCGGCTGCCGGGAACGGCATCGGCCAGCGACGGCTCCAGTTTCGCGTGGCTCACGATCTCCAGCGACTTGGGATTCAGGTTGGAGGTGAAATCCTTGCCCGCTTCGACCTGGCTGGGATCCTCTTTGCTAAACAGCGTGTCGTAAAGCCGCACTTCGGCGTCCACTGCATGATCCGCCGAAACCCAGTGAATGGTGGACTTCACTTTGCGATTGGCCGAGGCGCTGCCGCTGCGCGTTTCCGGATCGTAGGTAACGTGCACTTCCACCACCTCGCCGGTTTTCTCGTCCTTCACAACATTGGTGCACTTGACGATGTAGGCATAGCGCAGGCGGACTTCGCGTCCCGGCGACAAGCGGAAATACTTGGGCGGCGGCACCTCGCGGAAGTCGTCCTGCTCAATGTACAGCTCGCGCGAGAACGGTACCTTGCGCTTGCCCGCGCTGGGATCCTCGGGATTGTTGATGGCTTCCAGTTCTTCGGTCTGACCTTCGGGGTAATTGTCAATTACCACCTTGAGCGGACGCAGCACGGCCATAACCCGCGGCGCGCGCTTGTTCAGGTCTTCGCGGACGAAGTGCTCCAGCATGGCCAGGTCAACAATGCCGTTGGTGCGCGACACGCCTACTGCCGTAACAAAATTGCGGATCGCCTCCGGGGTGTAGCCGCGGCGACGGATGCCACAGATGGTGGGCATGCGGGGATCGTCCCAGCCGCGCACGTGGCCTTCGTTGACCAACTGCAGTAGCTTGCGCTTGCTGAGCAAGGTGTAGGTCAGGTTGAGGCGGTCGAACTCGATCTGCTGCGAGGGAAAGATGCCGAGCTGTTCGATGTACCAGCGATAGAGCGGCTGGTGGTCGGCAAACTCCAGCGTGCACATGGAGTGCGTGACTTTTTCCAGGGAATCGGACTGGCCGTGGGCGTAGTCGTACATCGGGTAGATACACCACTTGTCGCCCGTCCGGTGATGCGAGGCGTGCAGGATGCGGTACATGACCGGATCGCGCATGTTCATGTTGGGCGAGGTCATGTCGATCTTGGCGCGCAGCACGCGCGAGCCGTCGGGAAACTCGCCTTTCTCCATGCGCGTGAACAGGTCGAGATTTTCTTCCACCGGGCGATTGCGATACGGGCTCTCGCGGCCGGACTCGGTGAGGGTGCCGCGGTATTCGCGGGTTTCGTCCGCCGTCAGGTCGTCAACGTACGCCTTGCCGTCCTTGATCAGCTTGATCGCCCACTCGTAGAGCTGGTCGAAATAATCGGAGGCGTAGTAGAGGCCGTCCCACTCGAAGCCCAGCCAGCGGACGTCCGCCATGATCGAGTCCACGTACTCCTGCTCTTCTTTTTCCGGATTGGTGTCGTCGAAGCGCAGGTTGGTGCGGCCTCCGAACTCGTCCGCCAGGCCGAAGTCGAGGCAGATGGCCTTGGCGTGCCCGATGTGCAGGTAGCCGTTGGGCTCGGGAGGAAAGCGCGTCTGGACGACCGCGTCGCCGTACTTCTTCGTCTTGAGGTCCTCGATGATGATGTCGCGGATGAAATTGGAGGGCGCAGCGGCGGGCGCGGTCACGGCAGCAGCCTCGGCCTCCGGTCCTGACGGGCTCATAATCTCCCTACTCGTCTATGAAGGTGGCGTTGTTGGTGTGACATCTGTCACCGGATGAGCAAAGTTGAAGAGTGTAGCGTCGGAAATCTTTGCCTCTAGCAGCGAAACAATCTCCTCGAGTTCGACTTTTGCTTCAGCTCTCTGCCCGAGCGATTTCGCAACTCCTGCAGCGCTTGTACTGTATCGGTGGGCCAGCTCAAGCCTCCATAGCCCACGCTCAGTGGCCGAAAAGCTGTAGGCATGAAAGTGCATGGAATCGCCGAGTCGAGCATCTGTTACCTCATCGAATACAAACGTATTTCTCATGTATTCCATGAAAGGGTCTTGCAGCACCAGCACCAATTTCTTGTTGATGTCCTCGAAGGTGACGACCTTATTGTGTAGTTGGATCAGAATGGTTTTAGCATTCATCATCCAGTTCATGCCGAATGTCTTCTTGGATTCGGCATCTTTCCTAGCAGCAGGAAGCCCATTTTCCAGCAGGAATCGCTGGCGCTCAGGCCACACTGTTCCGGTTGTATCTAGAGTTTGTAATTCAACTCCTACGAAATCTCGTACCTTGCCCTTGTTGGCCGAAACGACAAAATAATCGACGCTGCCCCCCGGAATTCCCACCTCTGAGACGATATGTAGTTCGTTGCCCGGCTCATGAAGTGTCAGCAGGTGAAGGCAATCGGTGAAAAGTTGCTGTCGTTCAAGTAATCGGTGTGGGCAGATGATAATGGGGAGTGATTTGCGACTGTACGATACAGAGCAGCTGCCAATCAGAATATTCGGCTGACTCTTTCTTCCTTTCAAGCAAAGGCGTTCCAGAAATGGGCACCATCTGTTGTCGACGACTTCTTGCCACTTAACGGGCTCTTTGGAAGAAGTGGAGACGCCAAACAATTCCAGCAGCTTGCTCATAGCAAGGGGGCACACCTTTCTGTGGCCGTCCTGATGTACTCATCCGAGATCTCGATGCCGACAGACTTCCTGTTGAGCTGCTGTGCGACCACCATGGTTGTCCCCGTCCCACAAAATGGGTCTAAAACAACACCTCCTTCAGGACACGTGGCTGCAATTGGGATCCTGCACAAATCTTGCGGATAAGGCGCGAAATGTATACCCCGCTTTTGCGTATCCTCTGGGAGGATGTCCCAAACGTCGCTAGGTTTAGCTCCATTTGGGTCGTACCTAAGGAAATAGTACCCGCGTTGTTGGAGTTCGCGAGCTCGTCCTGAAACAGTGTCAGAATCCGAGTGTGTGGCGCGCTGTTGTCCCCGAATGATCATTCTGAAGTCCGAAAGTTTCCCTTCCCTTACCTCATTCAGGATGTCCTCCAGCGCGGCATATGCGGCTCTTCGCTCCGCCTCAGTCAATACAGTCGAAAGCTCGATCTGTCGTCTGTAGCGCACGCCGCTCACTCCAGTAGCAGAAATCACTGCACCGTTCACCACTTTGGCTGTCCCCGGCACTTTCCGAATAGCATCGACGTCATAGAAATAGCCATAGGCATTCTTCACAAAATGGAAAACATGCTCATGTACATTGCGTAGTTTGTCTTTGCTATTATCGGGGCCGCCTTTCACCTTGTTCCAGATTACTTCGTTACGAAGAAGCCATCCCTGCTGTTCCGTCATCGTGAACGCAACCCGCCAGGGGAGTCCCAATAACCTTTTTTCTTGGTAAGCGTCCCCAATATTCAGCCATAAAGAACCAGTCGGTTTTAATACTCGGCGAACTTCCGAGAAAACTGCCAGTAGCTTGCAAACATATTCACTATAAGTCGCCTCGAGGCCAATGCCCTCCACTGCATACTGCCTCTGCCCCCAATAGGGGGGGGAGGTCATGCACATGTCAATCGACTGGTCGGGCCATTCCTCCAGTACGGTTCGACTATCCCCGCAGAAGAACAGCGGGACAACAGAATCGTTGGCAAGATATTCCTTCAGGTCCTCTCGGGTTAGCCCTACTGCCGGTATATTCACTTGACCCGTCCCGTCGTTCGATCTCGCAGAAACCAATTACAAATTCTATTCTACCCCTCAATCGCCTGCTCAATCCTCTGAAGCGTCTTCTGTTTCCCCAGCACTTCCAGCGTCTCAAACAGCGGCGGGGCGTTCTTGCGGCCGCGGTCCCAGCGGGACGGCTGATAATAGCCCGGCGTTTCAACGCCGGGAGCAGTTCGGCAACAGACTCAAGTCCCGTAGGGACGGCTGAAAATCGCAGGTCGGAAAATTGGGCCGACATTTCAACCGTGCCTACGGCACTTACTCTATCTGCTCTCCTTACCCGCCACTGAAGTGGCGGGCTATTGTCACCGGTCCCTCCGGGACGAATTTCCTGCTGAAAGTTCCAAATTACAACTCAAGCTTCCAATTCCTATTGAACCCCCTCAATTGCGTGCACGACTCGCTCCAATACCTTCTCTTTTCCCAGCACTTCCAGGGTCTCAAACAGCGGCGGGGCGTTCTTGCGGCCGCAGTCCCAGCGGGACGGTTGACAATAGCCCGGCGTTCTAACGCCGGGAACACTCCGCCCAGAAGAACCAGTCCCGTAGGGACGGCTGAGATTATCCCCAGA is part of the Terriglobia bacterium genome and encodes:
- the ispF gene encoding 2-C-methyl-D-erythritol 2,4-cyclodiphosphate synthase — protein: MRIGYGWDSHEFKSGIPLKIGGVTIAHPQGLTGHSDGDVLLHALTDALLGAIAAGDIGTYFPPSDARWQGADSAVFVQTAMEHVRRAGYAVANVDSTLVLQEPKIGPHAALIQRRVAELLGIEAGSVGVKAKTPEGMGTDNAAIAHVIVLLTKEAGKRRRTARAMEEVPQPVVDAVAESLLESLEPQKRGKE
- a CDS encoding diguanylate cyclase: MENVFIGIVIIPGIFALLFFLVFSYLYRQVQEPYFRAWQIAWGAYCLQYAFLAWTFFGAETQVAYFASKLLFCVVAAAIFVSTRLVRENYRPHWSDAALALGAVALTIYNFLAHINGGRFTARARPHLELEVAIAIVLLISAARFYRIGRQRDSVGFRLVAAALVVWTPLLLARQFHTFFDMAFGRVGHFVETMPQMLVGVAMILVLFEHERRQVQENSLVFSTLDVDVSSLLSPAEAAPALVKLLDRLTRLCRAERAAIYIAERWRVVLPSVSRGFEPEFVQELEREGSGEYLSDIAFRRGGLATFHNVAQMSEPLPAGAPRRFERCKALLERYRVDSVTSVSLQTRDHNFGVVILPHHERKVPGTSQVRMLLGVAMQIGMTLENYVVMHEAKRRTREYELLTEMGKVISSRLDPDEVLRSIRKELGLLFDTETFYVAFLEDDELSFEFECVRGEIRPKRRRKTANALTEYVIRSGQPLLVRSDMENVRARLGLTFVPEVPAKSYCAVPIHINNRAVGVLAAMNFDRELVYESRDLELLQTAAGQVAVAIENARLFKEQQRRSRYLAFLNNVSKMAISSQDAAQMLAEIVAEIQQNFDFDHIGIGMLDYVTKEIEIKAEAGATVSGVGKRVPLGSGLLARCARSNEMVLVQDGDSKLASILPDARSVLCLPLTYGESLLGVLNVESRREKAFAGQEVLILRTLADLLATALHNAFVFQKLQQQSITDGLTGIKTRRFFLENLQTEWKRASRSGRSFSVVLIDLDKFKAVNDTNGHLEGDLVLARVGRLLEQKCRQSNVVARYGGDEFVILMPETGVEQAQILSERLRLWLVTDPMLNERQITGSFGVGTFPAHGATAEEVLRIADAGMYVSKRAGGNCVSIAEEFINAGGAVAQRQLLTAYIEGFLQREHTGPESVQELTATLKNMCAASNSRESLMEALYALSRASEGREVHASGLGEAVAREVEVLGRELGMNESELQDVVYAARVHDLGKLILPEKILCKSAPLTEDEFYLVKMHPLVGAEIVSCIPDSERLQDIIKHHHERFDGAGYPDGLRGEQIPLGSRMLFVVDGYLTMMSDRPFAHRMSQSEAIAELERCSGTQFDGMLVRLFLEQVRGKKKPIPSSQ
- a CDS encoding glutamine--tRNA ligase/YqeY domain fusion protein, with translation MSPSGPEAEAAAVTAPAAAPSNFIRDIIIEDLKTKKYGDAVVQTRFPPEPNGYLHIGHAKAICLDFGLADEFGGRTNLRFDDTNPEKEEQEYVDSIMADVRWLGFEWDGLYYASDYFDQLYEWAIKLIKDGKAYVDDLTADETREYRGTLTESGRESPYRNRPVEENLDLFTRMEKGEFPDGSRVLRAKIDMTSPNMNMRDPVMYRILHASHHRTGDKWCIYPMYDYAHGQSDSLEKVTHSMCTLEFADHQPLYRWYIEQLGIFPSQQIEFDRLNLTYTLLSKRKLLQLVNEGHVRGWDDPRMPTICGIRRRGYTPEAIRNFVTAVGVSRTNGIVDLAMLEHFVREDLNKRAPRVMAVLRPLKVVIDNYPEGQTEELEAINNPEDPSAGKRKVPFSRELYIEQDDFREVPPPKYFRLSPGREVRLRYAYIVKCTNVVKDEKTGEVVEVHVTYDPETRSGSASANRKVKSTIHWVSADHAVDAEVRLYDTLFSKEDPSQVEAGKDFTSNLNPKSLEIVSHAKLEPSLADAVPGSRCQFERLGYFCVDPDSVSGKPVFNRTVALKNTWAKIERQAAL
- a CDS encoding site-specific DNA-methyltransferase, with protein sequence MCMTSPPYWGQRQYAVEGIGLEATYSEYVCKLLAVFSEVRRVLKPTGSLWLNIGDAYQEKRLLGLPWRVAFTMTEQQGWLLRNEVIWNKVKGGPDNSKDKLRNVHEHVFHFVKNAYGYFYDVDAIRKVPGTAKVVNGAVISATGVSGVRYRRQIELSTVLTEAERRAAYAALEDILNEVREGKLSDFRMIIRGQQRATHSDSDTVSGRARELQQRGYYFLRYDPNGAKPSDVWDILPEDTQKRGIHFAPYPQDLCRIPIAATCPEGGVVLDPFCGTGTTMVVAQQLNRKSVGIEISDEYIRTATERCAPLL